A single genomic interval of Sphingopyxis sp. CCNWLW2 harbors:
- the murA gene encoding UDP-N-acetylglucosamine 1-carboxyvinyltransferase, with translation MDQIVIRGGQRLKGRIPISGAKNAALTLLPCALLTDEPLTLRNLPRLADVDGFGHLLNQLGCSTTIEGSRPEDFGRVMTARTTTLTSTVAPYDIVRKMRASILVLGPLLARAGEATVSLPGGCAIGNRPIDLHLKALEAFGAEIELASGYVKASAPGGGRLPGGKFTFPVVSVGATENALMAAVLAKGTCVLENAAREPEIVDLCNCLVAMGAHIDGIGTETLTIEGVDRLHGATYRVMADRIEAGSYACAAVITEGDVELVGAKADEMEATLAALRQAGATVEETKGGIRVAMSGRAEPVTLSTAPYPGFATDMQAQFMAMATLGKGASLFTETIFENRYMHVPELARMGCDIDVRGRSAVVRGVDQLVGAPVMATDLRASMSLIIAGLAAQGTTEVNRVYHLDRGYERLEEKLQAVGADIERISAG, from the coding sequence CTTGCGCGCTGCTCACCGACGAGCCGCTGACGCTGCGCAACCTGCCGCGGCTCGCCGACGTCGACGGCTTCGGGCACTTGCTCAACCAGCTCGGCTGCTCGACGACGATCGAGGGATCGCGCCCCGAGGATTTCGGCCGCGTGATGACCGCGCGCACGACGACGCTGACCTCGACGGTCGCGCCCTACGATATCGTGCGCAAGATGCGCGCGTCGATCCTCGTGCTCGGCCCGCTGCTCGCGCGCGCGGGCGAGGCGACGGTGTCGCTGCCGGGCGGCTGCGCGATCGGCAACCGCCCGATCGACCTCCACCTGAAAGCGCTCGAAGCCTTTGGCGCCGAGATCGAACTCGCCTCGGGCTATGTGAAGGCGAGCGCGCCGGGCGGCGGACGTCTGCCGGGCGGCAAATTCACCTTCCCCGTCGTGTCGGTCGGCGCGACCGAAAATGCGCTGATGGCCGCGGTGCTCGCCAAGGGCACCTGCGTCCTAGAAAACGCCGCGCGCGAGCCCGAGATCGTCGACCTGTGCAACTGCCTCGTCGCGATGGGCGCGCATATCGATGGCATCGGCACCGAAACGCTGACGATCGAAGGCGTCGACCGTCTCCACGGCGCGACCTATCGCGTCATGGCCGACCGTATCGAGGCGGGCAGCTATGCCTGCGCCGCGGTGATCACCGAGGGCGATGTCGAACTGGTCGGCGCAAAGGCCGACGAGATGGAAGCGACGCTCGCGGCGCTCCGCCAGGCGGGCGCGACGGTCGAGGAAACCAAAGGCGGCATCCGCGTCGCCATGTCGGGCCGCGCCGAACCCGTCACGCTGTCGACCGCGCCCTATCCGGGCTTCGCGACCGACATGCAGGCGCAGTTCATGGCGATGGCGACGCTCGGCAAGGGCGCCTCGCTATTCACCGAAACGATCTTTGAAAACCGCTATATGCACGTCCCCGAACTCGCCCGCATGGGCTGCGACATCGACGTGCGCGGCCGCAGCGCCGTGGTGCGCGGGGTCGATCAGCTGGTCGGCGCGCCGGTGATGGCGACCGACCTGCGCGCCTCGATGAGCCTGATCATCGCCGGTCTCGCTGCGCAGGGCACGACCGAGGTCAACCGCGTCTACCACCTCGACCGCGGTTATGAGCGGCTCGAGGAGAAATTGCAGGCGGTTGGCGCCGATATCGAGCGGATCAGCGCGGGTTAA